Within Cystobacter ferrugineus, the genomic segment AGCAGAACCCCGTCGTCAACGCCTACACCGAGTGGGATCCGCTGGAAGAGGTCATCGTGGGCGTGGTGGACAATGCCACCTTTCCGGACTGGCACTTCTCGCTCAAGCCCGTGCTGCCGGACAACATGGTGGAGTTCTTCCAGCACAACGCCGGGCGCCCCTTTCCTCCGGAGCGCATCGCGGCGGCGAAGCAGGACCTGGACGAGCTGGTCCACATCCTCGAGGCCGAGGGCGTCACGGTGCGGCGTCCGACCGCCATGAACTTCCGGCGGCCCTTCGTCACCCCCCACTTCTCCAGCTCCGGCGGGCTGTACGCCGCCATGCCACGCGACGTGCTGCTCGTGGTGGGGGATGAGATCATCGAGTCGCCCATGGCCTGGCGCTCGCGCTACTACGAACCGCTGGCCTACCGCTCGCTGGCCAAGGAGTACTTCCGCCAGGGCGCGCGCTGGACGGCGGCCCCCAAGCCGGAGCTGCCCGACGAGCTGTACGACCACGACTTCGTGGACCCCCAGGATGGCGAGCCCATGCGCTACGTCATCAACGAGTACGAGCCCACCTTCGACGCGGCCGACTTCATCAAGCTCGGAAGGGATCTCATCGTCCAGAAGAGCCACGTCACCAACGACTTCGGCATCCAGTGGCTGCAGCGCCACCTGCAGGACCGCTTCCGCGTGCACGTGTTCGAGTTCAAGGACACGCACCCCATGCACATCGACGCCACGATCATGCCGCTGGCGCCGGGCAAGCTGCTCGTCAACCCGGAGCGCATCGGCAAGGTGCCCTCGCTCTTCCGCGGCTGGGACA encodes:
- a CDS encoding amidinotransferase encodes the protein MDQPSKNTAEQNPVVNAYTEWDPLEEVIVGVVDNATFPDWHFSLKPVLPDNMVEFFQHNAGRPFPPERIAAAKQDLDELVHILEAEGVTVRRPTAMNFRRPFVTPHFSSSGGLYAAMPRDVLLVVGDEIIESPMAWRSRYYEPLAYRSLAKEYFRQGARWTAAPKPELPDELYDHDFVDPQDGEPMRYVINEYEPTFDAADFIKLGRDLIVQKSHVTNDFGIQWLQRHLQDRFRVHVFEFKDTHPMHIDATIMPLAPGKLLVNPERIGKVPSLFRGWDILEAPRPSIPDNHPLYMTSKWINMNLISLDEKRVVVERSDEPMISALRRWGFEPIPCNFRNFNTFGGSFHCATVDVRRRGGPVSLF